The DNA window CTTCTGGCCAAAAATACCCAGCATGGCTGATGTGTTTTGAGCAAGCTAAAGTCTGCCATCAGCTGGCCATAAACGACCATTCGGGACATCCACATGTCAAATCGCCAGGCATTTGTCGGCTGAAATGACCATCCAGACTAATgaaaatctaatatgtatggttaGATTTAATCTGGAAACATGAACCCTTTGCACTTCACTTCCATAGACCCTCAGAGTTTTTCATAGTACTTTTTAATCTGTGAGTTGTTGGTTTGTGCAGTGATTTAGAAAGATATTTTCAGTATGTAAAGGTTTGGGGTAGCAACTTATTGGGGTAACGCCTGCCAATGACTTCCCTTTAAGCATTGTAAGATTTGTTGTAGATGACTCCTAATAGAATTACTCACCCGCTGAGAATGGCATGAACGCTTCTTTCCTTACAAAATTTCCACTGGAATCCAGAAAGTGTTCTGGATAAAACTCATCCGCTTTTTTGAAATGATCCTTGTCATAGAGCACGGAGGTCAGTAGTGGGATCACATGGGTGCCCTGGAGGATTCAACATTTGCATTAATTATATTTACAAGAGAATGTGATGATGAAAAGAAGAGCACTGCAAATTGCACTACTTTCCCTTTAAAGAAAACCTGCCAGTATCCAATAGGCACTTTCACCCTGGCATCCTTTTCGGGCCTCTTCAGGCCCACTCACTGGCCGAAAGGTGTGTGATGTCAGCCagaagccaggagagagagaggcctgaagaggacactggGGAGAGGCCAGACTCCACAAGGATGCCCAGAAGAGAAGAGGTAAGGTGAGaacagtttgttatttttactcacctcccctgggcctccactttttATACTCTAAGGTATGAGgaaaccccagagtgtaataatagctCTTCAGGTTTGAGCCAAACAAGTTAAGGGAATAATAAAACTGGTAAGACTACTGCTGAAAAAGACTTAGAgatacccacccccaccccccatatagcggtcacaactaagaggaagatgagactccacggactgttataccccaaaccacccaccccgctccccccccatatagcggtcaccaaataagaggaagatgagactccatggactgttataccccaaaccactcaccccaccccactcccccatatagcggtcaccaactaagaggaagatgagactccacggactgttataccccaaaccacccaccccaccccccatatagcagtcaccaactaagaggaagatgagaccccacggactgttataccccaaaaccccacccccacccccatatagcagtcaccaactaagaggaagatgagactccacagactgttataccccaaatctacCACCCcagcccccatacccaccactccctccccccgactccaactccccctacacacacacactttactagctttggcaatgccaaatatctattcggaggtgccaataaagcttgtttgatttgatttgatattggTTGACTGTAAACTTCATTGGAACAACTTGTGCCAGGCAGCTGTTGCCGAGACATACAAAATCATGGGATGCATCAAGAGAGGAACAAGCATCTATAAAAATCACTTGTTAGACCATATACACAGTTCTGTGCACAGTTTTTGACTCCTCGACTTCCAAAAGCCAGaactttttgaatttttccattcacagtgctatatgagggcttcatttttactGGATAAATTGTAGTTTgtaatgataccatttaatattccatataggatacttagaaaaaatggtggtcggcccattttttttttcccgctatagcATTCACTGTAGGGGGAAAATATTTTAGTAAGTTGGTAATTTGTAGGCTTCAGGGATACCTaatgcagctgaaattttgagtaAATCATTGGAAACTCCACCAACAGTATCAATCTATATGAATGGTTTTATGAGTAATTTCGTGCACATTAAAGTCAATATGCAGCTGCCCCTATATAGTACTGTATCCCAGTAGatcccaatttttatttttttatttaccttGGGCAGTAAATATCCCCTGAATTTCACATCTTGAGTGGTAGCGTGGGGCAGGTTGGATGGAACAATGTTTCCAAAACGTTGAATCTCATGAATGACGGCGTCAGTATACGGCATCTCTTTCCTATGAGTGACTTGGGGCTCAGCCGACCCAATAACTTTCTCTATCTCACTTTGGACCTTCCCTATTTTGAAGACATATTTAGTTTAGACTTCCACGCTGGCTTTTGTCTACACATCATCATGTAACTTTATTGATATGTTCTCACACATACAGGTTGGTCTCTTACTTTGGATTTCTGGATATTTCATCATTAGCAGAAGACCCCATCTCAGGGTGGTTGAGGTTGTCTCCATGCCAGCGGCAAAGAGGTCAGAAACAAGCGCCGTTAGGTTTTCATTGGTGAAGTATAGATTAGGATTTGGCTTCTCCTAAGATATAAAATACGTTACACATCTGAAAGTAATATAGTAAGGTTACCTGCAGTCTGATGTAAATAACAAATAAGACATTGTCATgtcaccatacactatataagaTGATAAATTCAGCTCTGCCACAAATGTATTAGTGTGTCGTACCTCTTGTTGTTTGACCAGGAATGTGTCAATAAGATTCCTCTGGTCATTAACATCTAGTTGTTTCTTCTGGTTGGTGAAGGTCTCTCGAATAAACGCATGCATCTCCTCCACGTTTCTGGCCACTGTATTTTTGAGTGTAGAACACCACCGCATCACAGATGGATATGCATTATACAACTGCAGGGAAAAAATCATGTACAGATGTGGAAGCCTTGTAAATTTCTAATATAGTTTCTTCAATTCAACATCATTTTTGCTTTCTATTTCCCCAAAAATTCTATTAAACACAATATAGAGTTGAGCTGCTCACCATCGCCATTGGACTTCCAATTAATTGGACATTTTCATTAACAATCTTCAATAGTTTCAGAAGTGTGGGGTCTTCATAGTCAAAACGGTTAGTCAGTAGGATGGAGACGATTATGTTGGCTACGGCAGCGTTTATAATCATGGTGTTATCGAAGGGCTCACCTGGAAGTACAATGAGAAGACAAGGAATATTAGTTATGTCATTTAATGAGGATCTGTctccaagtacaaaatgctaaatgacacacATTATCTGATTGctgatgtctttggaatatgggacggaaatccatgcaaacacggggagaacatacaaactccttgcagatggttttttttgcccttggtgggatttgaacaccaggacccagcgttgcaaggttgcagtgctaaccactgagccactgtgtggctccTCTATAGCACTCTCAGTTTGTGTCAAACAAGTTCAGCCCAACACAAACCCGAAGGGCTGAACTTCATGAATATTCGTGGAAAGGgatcttgtgaggttcacccatctctattcctTAGCTGGATGATGGGCCTCCAGAATAAGTTTCTATGGTGGACCTGTTGTGTTCCATTTCAACATTACCCACTACTAATAATAGTCATTTCAATTAATGAAGAAACACAAACGCAAAAATTATAATGGGACAATTCACCAACCTTTGTAAGATCTGAACCTCTGTACCAAAAAATCACTTTCTTCAGAAATTTTGTTTTCAATTGCTTCTTTCCCCATTCCAAAATCTCGAAGTGTAGACAGAGTAAAGCGTCTCATTACTTTCCAGTTATCATCATAAGCAAAAATAACTCCTGAGACCATTACATAAAGAGGGAAAAATCAAAAGCTATACAAGATGGTGACCAATATTTCTGGTTAAATTAGAACGCTCTACAGAACTAAAGTGAAAAATTCTCAGAGATGGAAACATTTTGATAAGATTAACTAACTAATATCTTCTCAGAATGATGTCACACTGGAGATACTCTCCCAGTGAAACAGATGGGATTCTAGAAATTGCAACTTTTAAGACCTCACAGAATGATGGAAATGAGGAAATCCCAAATTTTTTACACAATTGAGTTAAAAAATTCACAAATCCAATTTTACTTTTTTACTGCAGGGCTTGACACATTCCCTCTGTAATTTCTTAGAGTTCCTGAAGGGGAAGAGATTTACccaatgtaataaataaataatacattaggCACTTCACTATGATAGGAAACATGACTTCATAAATTTTCGCATAATTTTTTTATGTCTAAGTTCAAGACAAAATGGAAGGCAGGTGTGATAAAATATTTGTTCCTTGGTCTACCCTGAGCCTCTTGTGATAGGAAATATTAGGAAAGGTCTTGGAGAATCTCAACCTATAGTCCCTCTGTGATGAACTTGTCTCATGGGGGACTCACTTGACCTGAGGATCCCTAAGCAGGGTCGGACTGCGATGAtacgacagccaggacctctgcagatcagtttccaggatagcgtggctacaggtaatggtaacatatctaggagctgcactgttcacttgccatacaaggtgtagcagtaggtttaggtagtgcagtggtgcccatggtatagtgcgtgagcagcatggctccggacatgttattacctttagccgtcgtgtctcggtaccgttgatctgcagggtcctggcggtgggcccctagacacaattccactagtgggccctagacaccccagtccgaccctgtcccTAAGTCATATAAGCCAAATCAGAATTGTAATGAAAATTAGAAAAAGATTAATCCAACCACCGATCATCGCTCGCTATATGATCTTTACCATATCCTTTTATAATTTCATGAAAAATTGGCACTTTTGGTCTTCCCGAAAACTCATCTGCATGATTGACAAGGGCGTCTTTTACTGCGTCATATCCACATAGTACAACAGCTTTCTCTTCTCCTAATTTTATGGTGTACATCAGTCCGTACTTCTTAGAGAGCTACAAAATAAAGCAGGACATTCTGAGAATCTGATCACCTACTTGGTCTTTGTACAAACTCTTTTGTTATGCCCTGTCTGGAAACCCTATATGGGTTTCCAGGGCTTAGATCTACTGCCAAATGGCCCACACGAAATTACATAAAATGGACAATCCCTTAAAATAATGACTctatgtgcagcatattatataataataaaccCTTTACGATGCAATAGCCATGTGATTTATTACCTGATGAAATGTTTGATATGGTCTCTTCAGGTCGAGAATGTGAAGGTTCCCAATGATCGGTAGTGGTCTAGGTCCAGGGGGCAGATtgtaatgtgtattttttttccgTCCATACAAAAACAGGGCAACAAAAAGACATAAAATGATAGAGAAAATCAATGTGGTGGGGTCAGAGAAGTTCATGGTGCCCAAAGGGTTTCTATAAAAAGACAAATATACACATAGGTAGAAGACAGAATCAAGACATGATATCATCCAATGTATCATGACGACACCAAAGTGTTCTCAATCAATGGAAAACAGTACAAAAGAACCCCATGAAAATGCATTTTAAACCCCCATAGTGAGTTCTTCAAGAGCACCTTTCATGTCGTCTGGCACCAGCGGTAATATAATACCGTGAGAAAGCTGAAGTCTGCTTTGATGGTACATGCCCGGGTGCCAGAGATATCGATGGTGATGGTGTCAGGATCAATATGCATTCATTTTCAGAAGGGCTGGCCTTCCTACTGCCCAACAAGACCCTAGGCTGTAAGGCTGACCcttatgacaatggaggcatatTGGTCCTGAAACTAGGGATGGAGGCGAATCATCAGAGCTGACACAGTGCTGAATATAGTATGTAAtaccgtgaaaggtcctctttaaatatgagcTGCAACAATGTTCCTACGAAGGAATGTTTGATAGTTATTTATTTCGTCACCTTGCTCTAGGTTATAaaattgggggaatttatcaaattCAGAACTgcagaattctggcataaaacAATCTCAAAGCAAGGATATGTGGCAAGGATTGTGTGCAAAaactttgcaactttttgatttcTGTACCTCTCACTCTACTTTTCAGAAGTGGGTTTTAAAATGGGCATGGGCATGTctatactccagatttatcaactGCAACTAtataaaatttgcaaaaattgttACAAGCTCATCTATCAGGATAGATCTGTCATACTTAgggcggattcacatctgcgcccggtctccgttttagcCAGTTCAGCGGGTCTCcgccttctgccccgagaaactggacaggggacagaaacccagcggtcagttttcaaacccattcacttgaatgggtttgcaaagtgactgtccgtgtgcgtcttctgactCTCcaaggcgaaaccgttttttttaactggacacaaagtcctgcatgtccgacggaAGGCGGAAACCCACAGGCTTGGcataagcggagaccgggtgcaggtgggAACCTGCCCTTATAAAAGCAAGTTATCAAACACCTTGCGACGTTTGCTAGATTCAAGGAAAATTATGCCAATGCAGACTCCACTGATGATAATTTTCCCCAACTTGCTGGCATTGTtcagtgatctatctatctatctatctcctatctatctatctatctatctatctatctatctatctatctatctatctatctatctgtgatcgatctatctatctctatctgtctgtctgtctatctctctatctatctatgaaataAGTGAAAAAGTAGCATTCCAGCAAAAACCCAGTAAAAGTTTATAAGCCCATATCGGTGctgttcctatctatctatctatctatctatctatctatctatctatctatctatctcctatctatctatctatctatctcatatctatctatctatctatctatctatctatctatctatctatctcctatctatctatctatctatctatctatctatctatctatctatctctctctctctctctatctatctatctatctatctatctatctatctatctatctcatatctatctatctatctatctatctatctatctcatatctatctatctcatatctatctatctatctatctatctatctcatatctatctatctcctatctatctatctatctatctatctatctatctatctcctatctatctatctcctatctatctcctatctatctatctatctatctatctatctcatatctatctatctcctatctatctatctcctatctatctattgataagGAAATCAATATGAAATCCATATATGTTAAGGTATATTCATCTGCCCTGTCCCTTTAAGCTAGAAATATAAGTTTCCCTCTTGAAATACTAAAATCTCTAACTTGTTGTTGTTGTGTTccttatcactatctatctatctatctatctatctatctatctatctatctatctatctcatatctatctatctcatatctatctatctactatctatctatctatctatctatctatctatctatctatctatctcatatctatctatctcctatctatctatctatctatctatctatctatctatctatctcatatctatctatctatctatctatctatctatccatctatatctatctatctatctatctatctatctcatatctctctatctatctcctatctatctatctatctatctatctatctatctcatatctatctatctatctatctatctatccatctatatctatctatctatctatctatctcatatctctctatctatctcctatctatctatctatctatctatctatctatctatctcctatctatctatctcctatctatctatctatctatctatctatctatctatctatctatctcctatctatctatctcctatctatctatctcctatctatctatctcctatctatctatctatctatctatctatctatctatctatctatctatctatctacctatctatctattctagtaTTGGCCAAAGTAGTGAACATCTCTAAGTCCATCTTACCTTATATTCGACAGTGGTCAGTAAGATTCCTGTATTAGTCCCCAGTAGTGTTAGATGGAGGGTAGACCGTGTCCTGCTCTTCAGCTTGAGCCACCAGTGTGGATCTGATTTACATTTCCTAACAATAAAGCTGTAAACAGATATTTGTAAGCCGTCCGGGTGCTGAGCCAATAGAGACTGCAGAGGTGAGGGCTCAGCCACTATAACTGCAAACAGGATCATTGGGCAAATATTACTGATACGTAATCTCTGGAATCAATAATAAAGGGATTTTCTGCAGACAAAAAATAACCTTGAAAAACAATACAGTAGTCTAATATCTACCTGATCATTGAAGCATGTAGGGAATAAAGATGGAGCCCTGAAAAATCCTctttgtaaaaacaaaaacagatccAGTAGGTTTATAGAGACTTATTTATAGGCAATACCCAATggtaaaatgataaaaaaaagtttgcaaattAGCTCATGTCATCTAAATCAGAGACCCATCCAATTGGAAGAGTGACCTATTTATAGACAGGTGATTTAGGGTGGCCATCATTCCATCGTAGCTCTACGCCCATCTATAGAGATTGACCAAACTGACCAAATCATCACCCCtcaattcgatggatgttcttgagttggaggcagcaggaggtgttaaGAGTTtggatgtgtgacttgaaggaaagatcagagtccaaggttatcccaaggcaatggaCCAGTGGAACAGGGGTAAgcatggttccattaactttgatagatgggtcatatAGAGGGGCCATAcgaggtggggtgaagatgatgaactcctttttctccatgttgagttttagAAAGAGGCAGGAGAGAAAGGGGGTTATGGCCACTAGAGACTTTGGAACTCTGGATAACAAGGAGATAATGTCTGGTCTAGAAAGATATATTTGAATGTTGTCTTCATAGCAATAGTATTGAAAACAATGTGTTTTCTActactgggagaggaggagaccactgtggagatcgctgcccaatacgtgtccagctgccaccaactaagaggaagatgagacgcatagACTATCAAACCCccaccccccatggactattaaaccctccacccaccacccaaaagaccactaagcccccccatcacctgtctaccccatatGCACCGATACCtacacgccccaaacaagaatgatgagaccctaaggacactcaaacccccaacccacgaatCCCATAAAGAGAGAAAGATGTCACCTCTGACAGTGATTCTGTGACTTTGAGCCAATGTTCAGCTAACTTCCTACTTTACAGTTAATTTGCAGCTTCATAGGGGTAATTCTATCCCATCACTACCCTATATGTCTCCACTGACTCCTACTGGAGTGCCTTCTTTTCTTCTAAGAGACAGTCCTCCAAGTGTTAAGGAAGGTATTCAAGATATTGCTCCTGTTGATGAATTGTAGGAGAACAGTCTGCGGTTATATCTGAGTCTGAGGTTATATCAGTCTGAGTCTGTTATAACAGTCTGAGGTTATATCGGGGACAGAATTAAAGAGGAGGCTCAAGCAGAAGTGGAGAATATAACTGAAATGCATAGCTGTGTTTGTGATAGTAGTGGAACTTGTAGCCATTGGGATGTTGGTAGGGGCACTAATACCCATGGTGGTACTTGGGGCCAATATAGGGATAAGAATCATACAGGTTCAGCCAAGAATCACACAGGGTAGAAACAGGCATGTGAATAATGGTGATATCCAGGGCCTGAGCAGATTGTGAACCACTGTGCTACTAAACCTGTTTGATTTAGGGATTAAGACAGGACAAACAAAGGTAACAGGAAGCCAAAAGGCTACAGGTAGCAGGAGTATAAAAGAAGACTAGGATTAAAAATGGACATGACAGATAAACTGGAAGAACGGACAAAACAGAATCTTGCATGTATATCAGGAACAGGACACACATGAGAACAATATGAACGCACATTACTCAGCCACTAGGCGAAGGGTCTTCTTGGGAACTAGGTCATGGTCCATCTTCTGGTCTACTAAGACCACATGTAAtggaaaagcaatatatttacgaCTTAAGAATTTCttccagaaaaaagaaaaaaattctaatagtTCAAGCCAGTCCTATAGAACCGCTCCCTGAACTAAATCCTTGCAGATTACAAATTGATTTGGATTAAGACCAAGCCAAAAGACTAAAACAATTTGTCACCTTTTGGTGAACTGGGGCTCGTATATCAAGGAATTATATACACGGATTACCTTACTTGCTCTTCTCACACTGGTACTGAATCCTATCCTTACATTCAGAGGTTATATCGGGGACATGTACGACTATAACCTTACTGCAGGTGGATAGATCTAGCCGGATGAAGGTCGTTCCACCAAAACTTAGCAAAATTTTGATCTAGAGTTCCTCTCTACTTTACACTACCTAGCATGGTGTTGGATGGGAACTTGGGAAATGGGGGTTAATACTTGCATTCCCCCGACCCCATTGGAGGTGCGTGCTAACATCACCTATTGACAATAGTATACATGATATTGATATGACAACTAGTGGTCTCTCcatatcacaattttttttttttatttatttttttttttttttatgatggaaTACAATATATACTGAATATCTTTGATACCTGAAATAAGAGGAGTAACCTGCCttggaaaaatatgaaaaattctaatgatttggctGGTGAGAAATTTGTGAATTCTGGAAATAGTGATTGTTTCGACTATTTAATCCCTTCCCACCGCAGTCAGTTTTTGACTCCCAGACAGATCTCGATTTTTCAAATCAAACATGTGTCATTTTATGCAGaaataactttggaacactttaactcaccaaaatgattttgagattgttttttcgtgacacattgtacttcatcttAGCAGTAAATTTttgttaatattagagatgagcgaacggcgttcgatcgaattagtattc is part of the Leptodactylus fuscus isolate aLepFus1 chromosome 3, aLepFus1.hap2, whole genome shotgun sequence genome and encodes:
- the LOC142198276 gene encoding cytochrome P450 2K1-like; the encoded protein is MNFSDPTTLIFSIILCLFVALFLYGRKKNTHYNLPPGPRPLPIIGNLHILDLKRPYQTFHQLSKKYGLMYTIKLGEEKAVVLCGYDAVKDALVNHADEFSGRPKVPIFHEIIKGYGVIFAYDDNWKVMRRFTLSTLRDFGMGKEAIENKISEESDFLVQRFRSYKGEPFDNTMIINAAVANIIVSILLTNRFDYEDPTLLKLLKIVNENVQLIGSPMAMLYNAYPSVMRWCSTLKNTVARNVEEMHAFIRETFTNQKKQLDVNDQRNLIDTFLVKQQEEKPNPNLYFTNENLTALVSDLFAAGMETTSTTLRWGLLLMMKYPEIQRKVQSEIEKVIGSAEPQVTHRKEMPYTDAVIHEIQRFGNIVPSNLPHATTQDVKFRGYLLPKGTHVIPLLTSVLYDKDHFKKADEFYPEHFLDSSGNFVRKEAFMPFSAGKRSCVGENLAKMEMFLFFTRLLQNFTFQAPPGETLDLSPALGFTSSPMPYKICALPRV